A segment of the Leptolyngbya sp. FACHB-261 genome:
TCAAAACCCCACCGATTAATTTGACATCTCCCCCAACTAAGGCAAGAGTCTTCCCTGAAACAACCTGCAACCCTGTTGAGCTAGCCTCTCTGGTTAGCGGTGATGCGAAGGGAATTGGTGCCGATAAGTTGTAGCCATTGCCCCGCACTGTTATATCGCCGGGACTGGGTCCAAACTGCAAGCCCACCGGCACACTAACTGTTAGCAAGGAGTTGGCTTGAGGGGCTTTGGCACTGAATAGACTGCCATCGGCAAAGTTGATGCTATTGGCTGTGCTGCCCACAAACGAGCCACCAATATTTAACCTGGCATTGGGACCAAAGATAATGCCATTAGGATTGAGCAGAAACAAGTTGGCGCTGCCATTGGCTCGGATTAAACCATCAATAGTTGAGCTTGCTCTACCAGTGACGCGGCTGAAGATGTTCTGAATGCCGGGTGCATTGTTGAAGTAAGCAGAGCCACCCGTGGGCACCGAAAAGCGGCTGAAGCTGTGAAATAAGTTGCTGCCTCGTCTTGCACCACCATCGATCTGAAAGTTGGGATTGCCGGAGACTTGGGAGCGTTCTGCCGCAGGTAAGCTTCGGTCTTGAACCACTTGGGCATTGGCAACTGGGTAGCAACACAATGCATAGAGAATACTGCCCGTCAAGAGCCATGATTCTGGGTAGTATTTGTTCATCCCAAGCTTCTGCTTTCTGCAAGACATGGCTCTATGACGGGTGGAAGGCGAATCACAGGTGGAATAGAAGATTCCTACTGTGATTACTGAGAATTGTCAACATTTGCTGAGGCCGATCCAATCAATCTTGATTTGAATCAAGACAGGCCCTTTTGTTGAAGATAAACGTCACTGGCTAATTGCCGTCGCGTAACTGCCCTTTGCTTTGAGGAGCGCTTTGGCGATTACTTTGGAGAGCTGACAGAAGTCAAGGAATTATGATCCCCTTAGAGCTACCTTAGATTTAGCTTAGAGCCAGCTTAGAAGTAATTTCCAATCAGTTTTTTAGATTCAAAACTGACTATTCAGCTAGTTTGAAAAGCGCCTTTATTCTATAAGCTGGTTCCATCGGCTAATCCCAGTTCTCGGCTTGAAACACCTAACTGGTGAGCCCAAAATCGTAAGCCCAGTGTCGTCTTTAAGACTCAGTGCTTCGATTCTCTTTTGGAAGTGAGCCCAGACAGACACCCAAACTAGATGCAAATCAACAACCCAATCAACCTCTAAAGCAACCACAAGCTCTGATTCAGACCCGCTCCCTCATGGACAACTCCCTGCCGCCTATGAAATCTGGGTCAAGCTCTTTTTCAGCCTCAGCTAGCCTGCATCAAGCCAGCAAGCGCAAACGTGGCGTCATCCTCACTGACCAGGGTTGGAGCAAACTGATCCGTTCTAGAGAAAACGCTGAGTTCGCTGAAAACGCAGGGGAGCCGTTCACTCTCGAAGAACTGAGCGAACGCACGCAACTGAGCCTGAATACTCTCTCGCGTGTGCTGACTCGTGAACAGGGTGTGGATAAGCAAACGCTGCTGTTCTACTTCCAATCCTTCGATCTGCAACTAGAACCGGGGGACTACACCAGGCCACCGTCGCCAATGGAACTGCTCAATTCTTATCAGGATTGGGGAGAGGCGATGGATGCTGCTTGCTTTTCTGGTCGGGTTCAGGAACTGTCTCAACTCCAGCAGTGGTTGCTCCAGGATCACTGCCGTTTGATTGCTCTGCTGGGCATTGGCGGCATTGGCAAGTCGGCTCTGGCGGCCAAGCTGACTAAAAAGGTGCAAGGGGATTTTGATGTCATCATTTGGCGTTCTCTGGAGTTGGCATTGCCGATGGACGAGTGGCTGAGGAGTGTCTTGCGTTCCTTCGCTCAGTCCCGTGGTCCGGAAGCAGGGATGGAAACGGCCCTCCCCCGTAGCTTGAATGGCAAGATTAGCCGCTTAAGACATGAGTTGCAGGAGCGTCGCTGTCTGCTGG
Coding sequences within it:
- a CDS encoding NB-ARC domain-containing protein translates to MKSGSSSFSASASLHQASKRKRGVILTDQGWSKLIRSRENAEFAENAGEPFTLEELSERTQLSLNTLSRVLTREQGVDKQTLLFYFQSFDLQLEPGDYTRPPSPMELLNSYQDWGEAMDAACFSGRVQELSQLQQWLLQDHCRLIALLGIGGIGKSALAAKLTKKVQGDFDVIIWRSLELALPMDEWLRSVLRSFAQSRGPEAGMETALPRSLNGKISRLRHELQERRCLLVLDNVETVMCAPKPMGQFQAGYEGYGHLLRWIGEVSHQSCLLLTSREKPREVGLLEGQHLPVRSFVLKGLEIAQAQEIFRQKGMFSGTETEWAEVVDHYGGNPLALKLVATAVRESFGGRLGEFLCYMRQGMEVLEDVEALVGQQFERLSEAEQATLCWLAVNQKNMTLSMLKEEVPARIKRYLPRALNSLLRRSLIEKRENGFFLQPLVMDYVLERLNQQVCQEMMLKVD